The Mesorhizobium sp. AR02 genomic interval GGCGAACTCGCTGGACCGCTCAGAATATCGGCGCCGACCAGTTTCGGCATCCTCCATCTCGGTCCGGCGCTGTATGGCTTCCTGGCCAGGCACCCTGGGATCGAACTGACGCTTGATCTCGACGATCGTTTCGTCAGCTTGGTGGCCGATGGCTACGATGCCATTGTGCGTCACGGGCCGGTCGTCGATGACGGACCTGTCATCGTCAAGAAGCTGGCTTCCAGTCGTCGCTTCCTGGTGGCCTCACCGGACTATATCGAGCGATTCGGATGGCCCGCGACCACCGACGACCTGAAACGCCATAAGGGCATCATCTATTCCATCCGGGGCGCCGCCGACTGGCGGTTCAAGATTTCGCGGCGGCTGGTGACGATCCGCCCGGAAACCGCGCTGCGCGTCAACAATGGGATTTTGATGCGCGACGCAGCACTTGCCGGCCTCGGCCTGGCGCTGCTCCCCGCCTATTTCATCCGGACCGAGATCGCCGACAAGCGATTGACGGTCGTCGATGTCGGGGCCGAGCCTGAAGGGGCAACCCTCTATATCGCCTGTCCCGAGGACAGGCGCGGATCCGCCAAACTGCGCGCGCTCACCGCATGGTTACGCGATGCCTTTGGCGATCCGCCCTATTGGGAGGCGTGAGCCGGCGCTCACTTGGCATCGTGAAAAATGATGCCGACGGTGTGGCGCATGCCTGAGCGCAGGCGGCTGACGCCGTGGCGCAGGTTGACGCGGTAGTTGCCCTTGGTTCCCTGCACCGGCCGGTTGTGGACGGCGAAGGCCACCGCATCTCCCTGGCGCAGCGGCACCACTTCGACCCGGCTCTGCATGCGCGGCCGCTGCTCGGTCAGCGCGAACTCGCCGCCGCTGAAATCCTCGCCCGGTTCGGAGAGCAGGACCGCCACCTGCAGCGGAAAGGCGAGGTCGCCATAAAGGTCCTGGTGCAGGCAGTTGAAGTCGCCGGGGACATATTGCAGCAGCAGCGGCGTCGGCCTGACCTGGCCGGCGGCGTGGCACTGGTCGAGAAACGCGGCATGCGTGCCGGGGTAGCGCAAGGCGATCCCCATGCGCTCGTTCCACCGGTTGGCGACCTCGGCCAGCCTGGGATAGAGCGCGCTGCGCAGGCCGCCGAGCAGATCCGGCAAGGGATAGCGGAAATAGCGGTATTCGCCCTTGCCGAAACCATGTCTGGCCATGTGGATGTGACTGCGGAAATGCTGCTCCTGGGGGTAGAGGCCGGCGATCTGCCGGCACTCCTCTGGCGAGAGCAGCTTTTGCATCACCGCACAGCCGAAACCGTCGAGTTCGGTGGTCAGCGCCGGCCAATCGTAGGCGGAGATGCGTGTCTCGGCGGCTTCCACCACCGATGCGGCAACCCTGGCATGGGCGTTCATATCGCCGCCTCCTTGTTCAGCAAGGCGCGCTTGCGTTCGATGCCCCAGCGGTAGCCCGACAGCGTGCCGTCGGCGCGGACCACGCGGTGGCAGGGAATGCCGAGCGCGATCGCGTTGGCCGCACAGGCGGTTGCTACGGCGCGGGCGCCGTTCGGTTGGCCAAGCCGCCGGGCAAGCGCGGTGTAGGTGATGGTGGCGCCACAGGGGATGGCGCGCAGCACCTCCCACACCCTTTGCTGGAACGGCGTGCCGTGGCGCATGTCGAGCGGCAGGTCGAGGCCGGCGCCGGGCGTTTCAATGAAGCGCGCGATTGCGGCGAGATCGCCGCGCAAGGCGGCTCCATCTTCGACCAGCATCCTGCCGGGGAAGCGGTTGGCGAGGTCCCGCTCCAACGCATCGGTGTCGGCGCCGATCAGGATGGCGCAGACGCCGACGGGGCTGCGTGCCGCCAGGATGGTGCCGATCGCGGATTGGCCAGTGGCGTAGGTGATGGTGGCGTCGTGCGCCGTCGACGCGGTCATTTGAGTTTGCATGAGGTTCATTGCCTTCACTCCTTGTTGTGACTGAACCCTAGCCATGTGTCTTCCGTCCCTCACTCCGATGCTTGCTTTCAAATTCAAATCGTCGCGTACGAGGGTGAACGACGCCAAGGTAAGCACCCTACGGCGCCCCCCTCTGTCCTGCCGGACAGAGGGGGGCGCCGTAGAGCGCTGAGTTTATTCATGCGACACGCGTGACGGACACCTCGCCCAGCAGGAAAACCTCGCCTGACAACAGCCGCAGCTCAACCTCGCCACTCGCAGTGCGGCTCCACTCGGCCTTGCCATCATCGACCAGTTCGCCGATGGCGGCCAGGACCTGCGACTTCGCGTCAATGGCTGCACCGTTGGCGGCCTGGCTGTTCGCACCGGCGGTGGAAGACCTTGCCATCGTGCGCATCGCCGGTCCCTCGTCAGGCCCGCGAAGACTGGTAGGCCCTGTCGGCGGCCTTCGTCGACCCGCCAGCCTCACGGTCGAGCAGCGCGCGTTTGCGCTCGGCGCCCCAGGCATAGCCGGACAGGGCGCCGTCCTTCCTGATCACGCGGTGGCAGGGAATGGCCACCGCATGGGCGTTGGCGGCGCAGGCGCCAGCGATGGCGCGGGTTGCCTTCGGCGCGCCGATGCGCTCGGCGATCCCGGCGTAGGAAACCGTGCTGCCGACCGGGATGTCCCGCAGAGCCTGCCAGACGCGCTGCTGGAACGCGGTGCCGCGCACGTCGAGCGGCAGGTCGAGACCGAGCTGTGGCGCCTCGACAAAGCCGACGACGCGGGCGACCAGCGCTTCGTAGTCGTGGTCGCCGCCGATCAGTCGTGCCTTGGGGAAACGGTCCTGCAGGTCGCGCACCAGTGCATCCGGATCGTCGCCGAGCAGGATCGAGGCGACGCCCTTCCGGCTCGACGCGACCAGTATGGTGCCGAGCGAGGATTCACCGACGGCGAAGCGTATGTCTTCGTTGGCGCCTCCGGCGCGGTAGCGCGTCGGCGTCATGCCGAGCATGCCGGTGGATTTCTCGTAGAAACGCCCGCTCGAATTGAAGCCGGCATCATAGATCGCCGTGGTCACGCTGGCGCCGTCTTCGAGACCCTGGCGGACCCGGGCGGCGCGGTGTGCGGCGGCATAGTCCTTCGGCGTCAGCCCGGTGATCGCCTTGAAGACGCGGTGGAAATAGCCGGTGCTGCGGCCGGCGGCGTGCGCCAGCTCGGCGAGCGACGGCTCTTCCTCGCTCTGCTCGATCCTGCGGCAGGCATCGGCGACCATCGCCGCGTTGCCAGCCTCCAGCGAGGGGCCATCGGGGTTGCAGCGCCGGCAGGCGCGGAAGCCGGTCGCCTTCGCCTGAGCCAGCGTGTTGTGCAGTTGCACATTCCCGGGGTTGGCGCGCCGCGACGGGCAGGAAGGGCGGCAATAGACGCCGGTCGTCGCCACCGAATACCAGAATTGCCCGTCCGCCGATTTGTCGCGCGCGATGATGCGTGCCCAGCGCGGATCGTCGGTGACCGGCAGCGGCGTGGATTTCAGGTCCTTGGCCAGGGTGATGAACATGGGCGCATTGAAGCCGCCGAAAGCCGGCCGCGCCACCCGTTTCCTGCCAACGTCAGGATGGCGCAAGTCAATGCGAGAGGCGGCGGTTCTCCTACGCCGCCCGCTTGGGCTCCACCGCAAACGGGCTGAGCCCAAGCCAGGTCTGCATCTTCTTGCCGATCGCCTGGTCGCCGGTCAGGGAAACCTTCGCGCCGGCCTTCTCCACCGTGAGCAATCCCATCCAGATCGCCGTCATCGTGTGCAGGTCGGTCGAGACGTAAAGGTCTACATCGAAGCCCGGATCGTACCAGCACAAATCGACCTCGCCGTGCTTTTCGACGATCAGCCACCACGAGCGTTTGGACGCCGGCAGATCCTGATACAGAAATTGTATCACCGTGCGGCCCTCGGGGAGCGGCGAGGGGTTCAGATTGCGCCGCATGTCCCACATCAGCAGCGACGGATCGAGGTTCTTGAGCGACAGCCGGGACTCGACCCATTTCTGTCCCCAGAACCCCATCGCCTCGACGACCGGGCGCAAGTCGCGGCCGGCCTCGGTCAGCCGATAGTCGAAAATCCCCTTCTCGCCCTGGACCTCCTTGCGCTCGACAATCCCCGCCAGCTCGAGCTCCTTCAGCCGTTGCGACAGAAGGGTTGGCGACATCTTTGGCACGCCGCGGCGCAGGTCGTTGAAGCGGGTCGAGCCCGCTACCAATTCGCGCATCAGCACCATCGTCCAACGAGTGCACAGCACCTCGGCGGCCATCGATAGCGGGCAGAACTGCTTGTATCCGTGCTGGGTCATGATTGGTGTTCCTCCCTCGAAGCTGGCCGAATATTAGGCCTTCATGAATGAAGCAGCCAGTACGGAAACTGTACCACCCCAGTACAGATCGCGGACTGGTTGGCGAGGGTCCTGCCATGTGAGCCTTTTGACCGGTTGCACGGGATACCCCTGTGCGCCGCAACCAGGAGACGACCATGACTGTTTACGTAATCGCGGACATCAAGGTGAACGACCCGAAATGGGTGCCGACCTACGCCGCCTCTGTGCACGACATCGTCCATAAGCATGGCGGCAAATATCTGTCGCGCAGCGGCAATGTGAAGACGCTTGAAGGCAAGCCGCTCGATACCACGCTGATCGCCCTGATGGCGTTCCCGTCGGAAGCGGCGGCGCGCGCCTTCACCAATGATCCGGCCTATGCGCCTTTCGTTTCGGCGCGTCAGGGCGGCAGCGACAGCCGCTTCCAGCTGATCGACGACACCGATCTGGCCGGAACGATCCCGTATCTGCCGAAGGGATGATCCTCCCCGGCAGTCGTCACATCGATTTCGGGATCTCCAAGCAACCACAGCGCTTGCCTGCCGGGCCTCCGTATTTTCGGCGGCCGGCCAGCCGTGCCTTTTCAAGAAGAATGGAATGGATATGAAATCAAACCTTCGCAACAGGCTCGTCATGGCGGGGGCCATGCTGGCCGTCTGCGCCTCCTTCGCGCAGGCGCATCAGGAAGCAGCTGAAGCTGCGTCCGGTCCCAATCCACTGGCCGACAAGGTACGGGCCGCCAACAGCCGGTTTCTCGACGTCAAGGCGGCGACAGCCGAGGGCTATGCGCCCATTCCCTGCGCCAGCGGCATCACCGGTGGCGCCATGGGCATCCACTACGTCAACGGCCAGTATCTGAAGGACGACAAGATCGACATCGCCCGTCCCGAGGCCGTGATGTACGAGCCGATGGCCGACGGCCGGCTTAAGCTGGTGGCGGTCGAATACATCACCTCGAAGGGCCCGGCGTCGCTGGACGGACAGCTGTTCAACTTCAACAGCGCGCCTAACCGCTATGGCCTGGGTGAATTCTACGAGCTGCATGTCTGGGCCTGGAAGGGCAACCCGACCGGCACTTTCGCCGATATGAACCCGAAAGTGTCATGCGAACACGCGATGGCGCCGAGCCAGTAGCCGGCAAGGCCAAGCGGCGCCAATGCCGCCTGGCCTCTCCCAAAAAGCAATGGGGGCTCGGTTGGCCCGGCCTCAGCCAGGTCCAGTCATTGCGACGCCGGTTCGGGCAGCGGCAGTCCGATCCCGGCGGTGTCCTGGCTCTCCTGCGGCAGAACGAAACGCCCGGTCAGGTACCAGAGCACGGACACGACAAGGATCGAAAGGTAGCCGTCCACGGCATAGTGCCAGCCGGTGTAGACCGAGCCGAACAGGATGAGTGCTGCAAAGGACCAGCTGGCGACGGCCCAGCGGCGCCCGAACCCGCTCAGGAAGAACGCGTTGAGCGTAACGAAGGCGACATGCATGCTTGGCATGGCGGAGATGCCGCCGCCCAGTTCGGGGCGGCCGCTTGCGTGGGCTGTGAGCAGATAGTTGGCATAGGTATGGACCGGCGCGGCGTAGCCGTTCTGCGCCAGGGCGGTCTGCAATGCGGCAAACCGGTCGCCGCCGTAGAACTGGTCGTGGAATATCGGGCCGGTGGACGACAGCGCCAAGGCCAGAACGGTGCCGCACAGGATCGTGGTC includes:
- a CDS encoding winged helix-turn-helix transcriptional regulator, with protein sequence MTQHGYKQFCPLSMAAEVLCTRWTMVLMRELVAGSTRFNDLRRGVPKMSPTLLSQRLKELELAGIVERKEVQGEKGIFDYRLTEAGRDLRPVVEAMGFWGQKWVESRLSLKNLDPSLLMWDMRRNLNPSPLPEGRTVIQFLYQDLPASKRSWWLIVEKHGEVDLCWYDPGFDVDLYVSTDLHTMTAIWMGLLTVEKAGAKVSLTGDQAIGKKMQTWLGLSPFAVEPKRAA
- a CDS encoding methylated-DNA--[protein]-cysteine S-methyltransferase; this translates as MNLMQTQMTASTAHDATITYATGQSAIGTILAARSPVGVCAILIGADTDALERDLANRFPGRMLVEDGAALRGDLAAIARFIETPGAGLDLPLDMRHGTPFQQRVWEVLRAIPCGATITYTALARRLGQPNGARAVATACAANAIALGIPCHRVVRADGTLSGYRWGIERKRALLNKEAAI
- a CDS encoding DUF1330 domain-containing protein, yielding MTVYVIADIKVNDPKWVPTYAASVHDIVHKHGGKYLSRSGNVKTLEGKPLDTTLIALMAFPSEAAARAFTNDPAYAPFVSARQGGSDSRFQLIDDTDLAGTIPYLPKG
- the ada gene encoding bifunctional DNA-binding transcriptional regulator/O6-methylguanine-DNA methyltransferase Ada — translated: MFITLAKDLKSTPLPVTDDPRWARIIARDKSADGQFWYSVATTGVYCRPSCPSRRANPGNVQLHNTLAQAKATGFRACRRCNPDGPSLEAGNAAMVADACRRIEQSEEEPSLAELAHAAGRSTGYFHRVFKAITGLTPKDYAAAHRAARVRQGLEDGASVTTAIYDAGFNSSGRFYEKSTGMLGMTPTRYRAGGANEDIRFAVGESSLGTILVASSRKGVASILLGDDPDALVRDLQDRFPKARLIGGDHDYEALVARVVGFVEAPQLGLDLPLDVRGTAFQQRVWQALRDIPVGSTVSYAGIAERIGAPKATRAIAGACAANAHAVAIPCHRVIRKDGALSGYAWGAERKRALLDREAGGSTKAADRAYQSSRA
- a CDS encoding 2OG-Fe(II) oxygenase produces the protein MNAHARVAASVVEAAETRISAYDWPALTTELDGFGCAVMQKLLSPEECRQIAGLYPQEQHFRSHIHMARHGFGKGEYRYFRYPLPDLLGGLRSALYPRLAEVANRWNERMGIALRYPGTHAAFLDQCHAAGQVRPTPLLLQYVPGDFNCLHQDLYGDLAFPLQVAVLLSEPGEDFSGGEFALTEQRPRMQSRVEVVPLRQGDAVAFAVHNRPVQGTKGNYRVNLRHGVSRLRSGMRHTVGIIFHDAK
- a CDS encoding LysR family transcriptional regulator, with the protein product MLKLESAAAFVAVAESGSITEAARRMSLSKSVISERLSELERSLGTRLLDRTTRKLSITEAGRGFYERAKRIMQEVADASAEIAEHRGELAGPLRISAPTSFGILHLGPALYGFLARHPGIELTLDLDDRFVSLVADGYDAIVRHGPVVDDGPVIVKKLASSRRFLVASPDYIERFGWPATTDDLKRHKGIIYSIRGAADWRFKISRRLVTIRPETALRVNNGILMRDAALAGLGLALLPAYFIRTEIADKRLTVVDVGAEPEGATLYIACPEDRRGSAKLRALTAWLRDAFGDPPYWEA